From Luteolibacter arcticus, one genomic window encodes:
- a CDS encoding YiiX/YebB-like N1pC/P60 family cysteine hydrolase, whose amino-acid sequence MNEDCQRSCDTLVREGARTVAGAAPAARAGIELPFLTAAVARGYFTPDEDEVIRVRYAQYLGVRGALLSTLAELENACSPAKGGWEKQLPAFAVAFAAACLLLRQARGLAGLAGVNPLLAKKLDEPSILHGIPRKTFTFLFRATTDPLRLLQFREAAAFYEKHRSTIVELVSDPELAEAIALLEEEKERIECRKRDIMRRRLAYGWHSFLRRHRSAWKQSIFGVFEWSGRAISELRQPGVKPAGAPKRVTPELREKILRLARPGDVFVTRHDDAMSNLFLPGHWPHAAFYIGDASQRTALGLEISEGAGDPVVFLEAKKDGVRFRPATDTLQVDAFVVLRPPLPSSDIATSLARGMRHEGKPYDFVFDFRNSDRLVCTEVIYRAYHGAGGLAFSLVESGGRLCLPAEELISQALAQGFRVVAACGVGKDEIVSGTRAELVLHASRSAL is encoded by the coding sequence ATGAATGAAGACTGTCAACGCAGTTGCGACACCCTCGTTCGCGAGGGGGCACGCACCGTTGCCGGTGCCGCACCGGCCGCACGCGCGGGGATCGAGTTGCCATTCCTCACCGCGGCCGTGGCGCGGGGCTACTTCACCCCGGACGAGGACGAGGTAATCCGAGTACGATACGCGCAGTACTTGGGCGTGCGCGGTGCGCTGCTCTCCACGCTGGCGGAGCTGGAGAACGCCTGCTCGCCGGCGAAGGGCGGCTGGGAGAAGCAACTGCCGGCCTTTGCCGTGGCTTTCGCCGCGGCTTGCTTGCTGTTGCGGCAAGCGCGCGGCCTTGCGGGCCTGGCCGGTGTGAATCCGCTGCTGGCCAAGAAACTCGACGAACCCTCGATACTTCACGGGATTCCGCGGAAGACCTTCACGTTCCTGTTCCGCGCCACCACCGATCCGCTCCGCCTGCTGCAGTTCCGCGAGGCTGCCGCTTTCTACGAGAAACATCGTAGTACCATCGTGGAGCTGGTGTCTGATCCGGAGCTCGCGGAAGCGATCGCGCTGTTAGAAGAGGAGAAGGAGAGGATCGAGTGCCGCAAGCGGGACATCATGCGCCGCCGCCTGGCGTACGGCTGGCATTCGTTCCTGCGTCGTCACCGTTCAGCGTGGAAGCAATCGATCTTCGGCGTCTTCGAATGGTCCGGCCGCGCGATCTCCGAATTGCGGCAGCCGGGAGTGAAGCCGGCCGGTGCGCCGAAGCGGGTGACGCCCGAACTCCGCGAGAAAATCCTGCGGCTGGCCCGACCCGGCGATGTGTTCGTCACCCGTCACGATGACGCGATGAGCAATCTCTTCCTCCCGGGTCACTGGCCGCATGCCGCGTTCTACATCGGCGACGCATCCCAGCGGACCGCCCTCGGCCTGGAAATTTCCGAGGGGGCCGGCGACCCGGTGGTCTTCCTGGAGGCGAAAAAGGACGGGGTCCGCTTCCGGCCCGCCACCGACACCCTCCAGGTCGACGCCTTCGTCGTGCTCCGCCCGCCACTCCCCTCGAGCGACATCGCGACATCGCTGGCACGGGGGATGCGACATGAGGGCAAGCCGTACGATTTCGTTTTCGATTTCCGAAATTCCGACCGGCTGGTCTGCACCGAAGTCATCTACCGTGCCTATCATGGCGCGGGTGGACTCGCCTTTTCCCTGGTGGAGAGCGGCGGCCGTCTCTGCTTGCCCGCAGAGGAGCTGATCTCCCAGGCTCTGGCTCAAGGATTTCGCGTGGTAGCGGCCTGCGGCGTGGGGAAGGACGAAATCGTTTCGGGAACCCGTGCGGAGCTCGTTTTGCATGCCAGCAGGAGCGCCCTTTGA
- a CDS encoding HU family DNA-binding protein, translating into MNKAELVESIQKALGKDATKRAAEDALAAVLGSIEKGVKKDKKVQIIGFGTFEVKKRAARQGRNPKTGEAMKIAASKSVGFKASSTLKAGL; encoded by the coding sequence ATGAACAAAGCTGAACTTGTTGAATCCATCCAGAAAGCCCTCGGCAAAGACGCCACCAAGCGCGCCGCCGAAGACGCTCTTGCCGCCGTCCTCGGTTCCATCGAGAAGGGTGTCAAGAAGGACAAGAAGGTCCAGATCATCGGCTTCGGAACCTTTGAAGTGAAGAAGCGCGCCGCCCGCCAGGGCCGTAATCCGAAGACCGGCGAAGCGATGAAGATCGCAGCGTCCAAGTCGGTGGGCTTCAAGGCTTCCTCGACGCTGAAGGCCGGCCTCTGA